The Cloeon dipterum chromosome X, ieCloDipt1.1, whole genome shotgun sequence genome includes a window with the following:
- the LOC135946122 gene encoding glutathione S-transferase 1-like produces MGSSSSKSGKLVLYYDERSAPCRAVLLTAAALNIKLKLKRLDLLAKETLNPDFVKINPQHCLPTLKDGDFVLWESRAILQYLVNQYGKADNALYPLDPKKRALVDARLNFDAGYFHPRLGAFMNKFAAEKVSDEESVKKLGEALDLLNTFLEGNEWVACETATIADISLAAGVSNLELFEQCKLKNYPNVVKWLQNCKKNLKGYDDANQKGIDALHAGIQKLMASEN; encoded by the exons ATGGGTTCTAGTAGTTCGAA GTCTGGAAAGCTGGTTCTGTACTATGACGAACGAAGTGCTCCGTGCAGAGCTGTCCTTCTCACGGCTGCTGCCCTGAACATCAAACTAAAGCTGAAACGATTAGACCTCCTCGCCAAGGAGACTCTGAATCCTGATTTCgtcaaa aTCAACCCTCAACATTGCCTGCCAACTTTAAAAGATGGTGACTTTGTCCTTTGGgagag CCGCGCCATTTTGCAGTACTTAGTGAACCAGTATGGCAAAGCTGACAACGCTCTGTACCCTTTAGACCCAAAGAAACGAGCGCTCGTAGATGCAAGGCTCAACTTCGATGCAGGATATTTCCATCCCAGGCTTGGTgctttt ATGAACAAATTCGCCGCCGAAAAGGTTAGTGACGAGGAATCAGTAAAAAAGCTGGGCGAAGCACTTGACCTGCTGAACACGTTCCTCGAAGGCAATGAATGGGTCGCTTGCGAAACTGCTACCATCGCAGACATCTCACTTGCTGCAGGGGTTTCTAATTTAGAG CTATTTGAACAATGCAAATTGAAGAACTATCCCAACGTCGTGAAGTGGCTgcagaattgcaagaaaaatttgaagggATATGATGATGCCAACCAAAAGGGGATTGACGCGCTTCATGCTGGCATTCAAAAATTGATGGCatcagaaaattga
- the LOC135945725 gene encoding uncharacterized protein LOC135945725: MDESHLLYSLIEKVLILYKEQMTQNATKMCQEDIFKAGPIVVPWRLIVLSLTVWFLTILTWATITLRLIKFPNRNLKQDMSKAMNSKHSCAPNYHTHFHCTCRKKIKHRTSASAEGLSENQLLDNFFETGGMNENVVDGFSQSHSGNQARMELETDADVYEIAI; encoded by the exons ATGGATGAAAGTCATCTGCTCTACAGCCTGATCGAAAAGGTCCTAATCCTATACAAAGAGCAGATGACCCAAAATGCGACTAAGATGTGCCAGGAGGATATCTTCAAAGcag GTCCAATTGTTGTGCCCTGGCGACTGATCGTCCTTTCGCTGACAGTGTGGTTCCTCACCATTCTGACATGGGCAACCATCACCCTGCGTCTTATAAAATTCCCTAACAGGAATTTGAAACAAGATATGTCAAAAGCCATGAATTCCAAGCATTCTTGTGCGCCAAATTATCATACACACTTCCACTGCACCTgcagaaagaaaatcaaacacaGG ACAAGCGCAAGTGCTGAGGGCCTCTCAGAAAACCAACTCCTGGACAACTTTTTTGAAACTGGTGGAATGAACGAGAACGTGGTCGATGGCTTCTCACAGTCTCATTCAGGCAATCAAGCTCGAATGGAGTTAGAGACCGACGCGGATGTGTacgaaattgcaatttga